The window TTGAACCGCCGAGGAGCGAATTGAACCGCCGAGGAGGTGGTTCACGGGCGAGCACGCCATCGAAATCGCGAACCTCCTCCGACGTGACAACCACGGGTAGTTTCTAAACCCTCGGCGTCGTACTCAACTCCGAGACGATGTACGACAACATCCTCGTTCCGACCGACGGTAGCGCCGCCAGCGAGGGGGCGGTCGATCACGCCATCGAACTCGCGAAACAGTACGACGCGACGCTGCACGCGCTGTACGTGGTCGACACCGGCGCGTACTCGGCGATGGAAGTCGGCTCCGACATCGTCATCGAGGCGCTCCAGGAGGAGGGCAACCAGGCGGTCGACCGCGTCGCGAGCGAGGCCGACGAGGCCGGAGTCGCGGTCGAGACGTCCGTCCGAACCGGGATCGCCCATCGCTCGATCGTCGAATACGTCTCCGAGGAGGGGATCGACCTGGTGGTGATGGGAACGCACGGTCGGACCGGCGTCGGTCGGTTCCTCCTCGGCAGCGTCGCAGAGAAGGTCGTCAGAACGGCCGACGCGCCGGTGATGACGGTTCGAGCGAACGAGGAGGAGACAGAAGAGTGAACGGGTTCGGGACGATCATCGGGGACCCGCCCCGTCGTCCGGGACGGCCACACCCCGACCGCTTCGCGAAGAGTTTTGAATCGGTCCGTCGAACGGCGAGGTATGACTGACTACACCGTCGAGTTCGTCGGCACGGGCGAGACGATCGAGATCTCGGACAAGCAGACGATCCTGAAGGCCTGCATCGAGGCGGGAATCGCCCAGGAGTACTCCTGCCGCGTCGGGATGTGTCTGGCCTGTTCCGCCGAGATCGTCGAGGGCGAGGTCGCCCAGCCCGCGGCGAGAGGGCTCACCGACGAGGAGCGCGAGAACTACGCGCTCACCTGTATGGCTCGGCCGCAGAGCGACCTGAAACTCGACCGGGGCGTGTATCCGCCGAGCATCGAAGACGACGCCGCGAGCGCGGCCGCCGCGGCCGACGACGACTGATACTGGTTACTCTCGTCTCGTACCGCCGAGCGCTCCCCCCACTGACGGCGCTCGGCGGTGAAAAGTGAGAGTAATCATTATGAGATGGGGATACGGACCGCCGTGATTGTTCACGACGATCGTCAAGACGCGATGCTGACGGAAGCGAAGCCGATCGACGGCGTGCCGTCCGACAGAGGCGACCGCGGTCAGCCGATCGCGGGAGCGCGGAGGGACGTCTCACCGGTTCGGTCGTCGGGCCTCACTGACTCGCGTCGCTGGCCTTATCGACCCGCGTCGCCGGTTTTATCCACTCGAATCGGCGGCCCTATCGACTCGCGTCGTCGGGGCTGTCGGTCCCGTCTTCGACGACACCGCCGTCGGTTCCGACGAACGCGAACCCGTCCTCGGCCGCCGCGTCCGCCGATGCATCCGCCGAGACCGTGGGGGCGTCCCGTTCGCGTGAATCGTCGGCGTCGACCGACGGCGTCGCCTCGGGAGCCGACTCCGCGGCCGCCGGCCGAGCCGACCCGGTCCCGTCGCCGTCGGACGGGGATCCGTCCGAGTCCAGGTCGGCTAGTCGATCCGCCGCGCGTCGAATCCGCTCCATCTGTTGGGTCTGTTCCCTGCTCGCTTCGGCGACGTCATCGACGCGCTCTGCGACCTCGTCGGCCCGATCGCGCGTCTTCTCGACCATCGCGGTCACCTCCTCTGCGCTGACGGCCTGCTCGTCGGTCGCGACCGCCACCTCGGTGATCCCCTCCGTCGTCCGCTCGACCGCGTCGACGATCTCGTCGAGGCTGTCCATCGCGTCCTCGCCGCGGTCGATTCCCTCGTGGAGTTTGTCGGTCGTCTCCGAGAGGCTCTCGATCGTGTCGGCGGCGTCGGCCTTCACGCGGTCGACCGTCTCTTCGACGTCGCTCGCGCGCTCGCGGGACTCCTCGGCCAGCTGCTTCACCTCGTCGGCGACGACGGCGAACCCGTCACCCGCCTCGCCCGCCCGGGCCGCCTCGATCGACGCGTTCAGCGCCAGCAGGTTCGTCTGCTCGGCGATGTCGTCGATCGCCTCGATAACCGCGTCGATCTCGTCGATCTGCGACTGCAGGCGTTCGAGATCGGCCGACGCCTCCGTCGCAGCGTCGGCGACCTCCTCCATCACGTCGATGGCCTCGTCGGCCGCCTCCTCGCCCGAGCGTGCCCGGGAGGCCGCCTCGTCGCTCGTCCCCTCCACCTCGTCGGCGGTCGCGGCGATCTCCTCGACCGTCGCGCTCATCTGTGAGATCTCAGCCGCGACGTCTTCCATGTCGCCGGCCTGTTCGTTCGCGATGTCGCGAATCGCCGCCGAGCGTTCCGCGACGACCGACGAGGACGAAGAGACGTCGTCGATCGGCTCCCGGAGGTCCCGTTCGACGTCTCGGGCCAACCGCTCACGGTGCTCCGCCGCGCGGCGCGCCTCCTCGCTGTAGGCGTGGATGTACGTGTCCATCGCGATCTGCTGATCGAGCGCGAGCACTTTCATCAGCGAGGTCGTCCGCGCGACGACGGCGTCGACCGCCGCCTCGACGTCCGCGTCTCTCGTCTGCCCCACTTCCGTCTGCTCGTCGGCCCCGCCCGTCGCTTCGTCGTCAACGCTCTCGGACGCCGATCCGCCGAGGAGACCGGCGAGGAGACCACGTCGTTCCGAGTGGCCGGCGGCGGTGCGCTCGGCGTCGGCGGCGGGGGTTCCGCCGTCGGAGGGGTCGGCCGCGTCCCGCGGCCCGTCGCCCGAACCGCTCTCGCTCCCGAACTCCGCTTTCACTTCTTCACCGATCGCGTCGATCAGACCCTCGTAGTAGACGCTGTAGGCCCCCATATAGAACTTCGGCCCCATGTTCAGCATCTCGTGGACCTTGCCCACGCGCGCCCGACGGGCGAAGTAGTCTCGGCCGTAGTCCCCGTCGGTCAGCGACCGCAGGTACGACTGTTGGTCGGTCTTTAGCCGTTCGAGGCCCTTGCTCGACCGGCCGAGGACGTCCGTCGCGTCGGCGTCGCTCGTCAGGTGCTCGTAGAACTCGTCGACGACCTCGTCGGCGACGTCGTCGAAGGCGGACTCCAGTTCCCGCATCCGTTCTCTGTCGGCGTCTTCGAGACGAACGAACGACTTCCGCCACTCGATCTCCGCGTCGTCGATGTCCAGCGCGTCGATCAGCTCCTCGCCGTCGACGTCCCCCCGCTCCCGCTCGCCGACGACGACTCCCTGATTGTTCATACGTGGGATACCGACGTCTCGACTTAAGATTGTTCGCAGCTGCTATCAGATCTGATATCCACGGGACGCGTGCGCGAACGGTTCCGGATGGCCGAGATGCTCAGATGGCCGAGACGCCCGGATGTCGGGAACGAACCGGCGTCGAGAGCAACGGTTAGGTGACGCGACCCCGCGGTATCGATATGGACAGCGACGACGCGACCGCCGCGGAGGACGAACGGACGCCGGGCGGGCTCCGAACGCGCCTCGAATCCGACTACGCCGGAGAGCTCGCGTTGCTGGGATCGGATCGGTTCCGAACCGCCGCGGCGGACGGCACGCCGAGCCCGGAGACGCTGCTCGCGGCCGCGGCCGAGAGCGAACACGCCGCTCGTGTGACGTTCGCCGAGTGGGCGGCCGACGAGAGCGACGACGGCGCCCGCGACGCCTTCGAGTCGGTGGTCGAGCAGGAGACGGAACACCGCGAGCGGGTCGCCGCCGAACTCGACGGGTGGGCCCCGGAGGACGGCGGGCCGGGACCGATGCACGCGTACCTCCGGGGGCGCGAGGCGACGGTCGAACGGATCGCCGGCGGGATGGTCGGCCGCCCGCTCGTCTCGCTCCGAACGCACGCGCAGTTGATCGATTTCTTCGAGCGCGAGCGGGAGGAGGGCGATGGGTCCGCGCGGCGCGCGTCGCTGTTTCGCGACCTCAGGGCGGAGACCGCGGGGACGCTCGAGGAGGGGCTGGCTCTGCTCGGAGAGCGGTGCGGAGACGGAGAGTGGGAGACGGCGGAACTGGTCGCCGGCTACACGATCCGGCTCGCCCACGACGACACCGCCGACGCGCTTCGCTCGCTCGGGATCGACCCCGGCGTCGGCGACGAGCCGTGAGCGGACAACGTCCGGCGAGCCCGACTTCGCGCCGCTCAGTCGAACGCCGTGAGGCGCAGCCTCACGTGCCCGGCGAAGCTACGCTTCGTCGAACGCCGATGGACTCGCTCCGCTCGCCCATCGAGTCCGATTCGGCTCACGCCGAATCGAACAACTCCTCGCCGTCGACCATATGCTCCTCGACGGCGTCCATATCCAGCGTCAGGCCGAGCCCCGGTTCCTCGGGGATCTCGATGTAGCCGTCTTCGATGACGGTCTCCTCGACGAGGTCGTCCCACCAGCCGAGTTCGTAGGAGTGGTACTCGACGGCCAGGGCGTTCGGGATCGCCGCGCCGACCTGCGCGGAGGCCATCGTCGCGACCGGCGAGGAGACGTTGTGCATCGCGACGGGGACGTAGTACTGGTTCGCCACGTCGGCGATCTTCCGCGTCTCGCGCATCCCGCCGACCTTCGGGAGGTCGGGCGCGACGATGTCGACCGCCTGGTTCTCGATCAGGCGACGTTCCTCGGTGACCCGGTACCTGTTCTCGCCGACGGTGATCGGCGTCGTCGTCGACTTCGTGACCTCCTCCTGGACCTTCAGGTTCTCCGGCGGCACGGGGTCTTCGAGCCACCAGACGTCGTAGTCCTCGATGGCGGCAGCGAGGCGTTTCGCCGACCCGCCCGAGAACGTCCAGTGGCAGTCGAAGGCGACGTCCGCGCGGTCCTTCACGCGCTCTGTGACCTGTTCGACGATCTCGGCCTTGTGGCGGATCTCGCCCGGACGGAGGTGCCGGTTCGCGCGATCCT is drawn from Halobellus limi and contains these coding sequences:
- a CDS encoding 2Fe-2S iron-sulfur cluster-binding protein, which produces MTDYTVEFVGTGETIEISDKQTILKACIEAGIAQEYSCRVGMCLACSAEIVEGEVAQPAARGLTDEERENYALTCMARPQSDLKLDRGVYPPSIEDDAASAAAAADDD
- a CDS encoding universal stress protein; protein product: MYDNILVPTDGSAASEGAVDHAIELAKQYDATLHALYVVDTGAYSAMEVGSDIVIEALQEEGNQAVDRVASEADEAGVAVETSVRTGIAHRSIVEYVSEEGIDLVVMGTHGRTGVGRFLLGSVAEKVVRTADAPVMTVRANEEETEE
- a CDS encoding rubrerythrin family protein; its protein translation is MDSDDATAAEDERTPGGLRTRLESDYAGELALLGSDRFRTAAADGTPSPETLLAAAAESEHAARVTFAEWAADESDDGARDAFESVVEQETEHRERVAAELDGWAPEDGGPGPMHAYLRGREATVERIAGGMVGRPLVSLRTHAQLIDFFEREREEGDGSARRASLFRDLRAETAGTLEEGLALLGERCGDGEWETAELVAGYTIRLAHDDTADALRSLGIDPGVGDEP
- a CDS encoding globin-coupled sensor protein, with amino-acid sequence MNNQGVVVGERERGDVDGEELIDALDIDDAEIEWRKSFVRLEDADRERMRELESAFDDVADEVVDEFYEHLTSDADATDVLGRSSKGLERLKTDQQSYLRSLTDGDYGRDYFARRARVGKVHEMLNMGPKFYMGAYSVYYEGLIDAIGEEVKAEFGSESGSGDGPRDAADPSDGGTPAADAERTAAGHSERRGLLAGLLGGSASESVDDEATGGADEQTEVGQTRDADVEAAVDAVVARTTSLMKVLALDQQIAMDTYIHAYSEEARRAAEHRERLARDVERDLREPIDDVSSSSSVVAERSAAIRDIANEQAGDMEDVAAEISQMSATVEEIAATADEVEGTSDEAASRARSGEEAADEAIDVMEEVADAATEASADLERLQSQIDEIDAVIEAIDDIAEQTNLLALNASIEAARAGEAGDGFAVVADEVKQLAEESRERASDVEETVDRVKADAADTIESLSETTDKLHEGIDRGEDAMDSLDEIVDAVERTTEGITEVAVATDEQAVSAEEVTAMVEKTRDRADEVAERVDDVAEASREQTQQMERIRRAADRLADLDSDGSPSDGDGTGSARPAAAESAPEATPSVDADDSRERDAPTVSADASADAAAEDGFAFVGTDGGVVEDGTDSPDDASR
- a CDS encoding mandelate racemase/muconate lactonizing enzyme family protein, which encodes MGVDYADLHDPNAEYTMRELSAETMGVRAKRGGGRDVEITDVQTTMVDGNFPWTLVRVYTDAGVVGTGEAYWGAGVPELIERMTPMIVGENPLDIDRLYEHLIQKMSGEGSIEGVTVTAIAGIEVALHDLAGKILELPAYQLLGGKYRDEMRVYCDCHTEEEADPEACADEAERVVEDLGYDALKFDLDVPSGLEKDRANRHLRPGEIRHKAEIVEQVTERVKDRADVAFDCHWTFSGGSAKRLAAAIEDYDVWWLEDPVPPENLKVQEEVTKSTTTPITVGENRYRVTEERRLIENQAVDIVAPDLPKVGGMRETRKIADVANQYYVPVAMHNVSSPVATMASAQVGAAIPNALAVEYHSYELGWWDDLVEETVIEDGYIEIPEEPGLGLTLDMDAVEEHMVDGEELFDSA